The Bacteroidota bacterium genomic interval TTAGTGAAAATCAACGAACAAGAAATATTGTAAGGAATCATTTTGCTCGGTCTGCTTCAATTTTTTCTAAAGTAAAAAAAGGAAAAGATGAGGAAGGAATAAAATATAAAGATTATTTCGATTTTGAGGAAAAGTTGGCAAACTGTCCATCTCACAGATTTCTTGCTATTTTTCGAGCTGAAAAAGAAGAAATCTTAAAAGTTGTAATCAAACCAAATGATCAAGAAATTATCGAACAACTTTCAAATTATTATGTAAATGATGACATATCAACAAATGAGTCTTCTAAGCAAGTTGCTATTGCTGTAAAAGATGCCTATAAACGCTTGATTTTTCCAACAATTGAAACTGAGTTTCGAAATCAATCGAAGAAAAATGCTGATGAACAAGCAATTTCCGTTTTCGCAACAAATTTGAAGCAATTACTTTTAAATTCTCCATTAGGGCAAAAAAGAATATTAGCAATAGATCCGGGATACAGAAGTGGTTGCAAAATTGTATGTCTCAATGAACAAGGAAATCTATTACATAACGAGACAATTTATCCTCACAATCCTCAAAATGATACAAAAAAATCTGCCAAAAAAATTGCTTCATTGGTGAATTCATGCAAAATAGATGCTATTGCAATAGGAAATGGAACCGCCAGTCGTGAAACCGAATTTTTCGTAAAAAAACTTCGATTAGATAGAGAAGTTCGGGTTTATGTTGTTAGCGAAGATGGTGCTTCGGTTTATTCTGCGTCAAAAATTGCCAGAGAGGAGTTTCCTCAGTTCGATGTAACTGTGCGTGGTGCAATTTCTATTGGACGAAGACTTATGGATCCTTTGGCAGAACTGGTAAAAATTGAACCCAAAGCCATCGGTATTGGTCAGTATCAGCACGATGTAGATCAAAAACAACTTCAGGAAAGCTTGCAACATGTAACTGAAAGTGTTGTAAATTCAGTAGGTGTAAATTTGAATACTGCGAGTAAGCATTTGTTAAAGTTTGTTTCTGGCTTGTCAGAGAATATTGCGGAAAACATTGTGTCTTACCGAAAAAAGTATGGAGAGTTTCATTCTCGTGAAGAGCTAATGAATATTCCACGATTTGGAACAAAAACTTTTGAGCAATGTGCTGGTTTTTTACGAATCCTAAATGCTGAAAATCAATTAGATAATAGTGCCGTTCATCCGGAAAGCTATCATATTGTTGAAAAAATGGCAAAGAATCTTAAATGTAATATTTCCGATTTAATTGAAAATGAAAAAATTAGAGCAAAAATTAAAGCCGAGAAATATGTTTCTGAGAAAGTTGGATTACCTACAATTTGCGATATTGTCGATGAACTTTCAAAACCCGGGAGAGATCCTCGTTCAATCATTAAAGTTTTCGAATTTGCAAAAGGAATTTATAATATTACAGACCTAAAAGTTGGCATGATAGTTCCGGGAATAATTAATAATATTACAAAATTTGGTGCATTTGTCGATATCGGAATCAAACAAAATGCTTTGATTCATGTGTCAAATCTTGCCGATAAATTTGTGAGCGATCCTGCCGAAATTGTCAGTATTCATCAACATATAAAAGCAAAAATTTTAGAAATTGACATTGAAAGAGAGAGAATTCAATTGTCCTTGAAAGAGCTTGATTTGGAATAGTTTTGGATACCTGATTTAAAGAGATAGTTTTGGAAATATGCAAATGTTTCACCAAGAATAATAGATTCCTTTTCATTTCATACATTGTTCTTAATCTACCACATTAAAATCTTGACGGATAGAAAAAATCTAAAA includes:
- a CDS encoding RNA-binding transcriptional accessory protein, with translation MIEKYFQEISKVLNVHESCVKNTYNLLKDGASVPFISRYRKEKTGGLDEVQILDIKNLLADFEKLIERKKSILSTIESQGKLTEKLKIEIEHCKSLNELEDIYLPFKPKRKTRATVAKENGLEPLAKIIISQNKKSLSFSLDKYKTEKFGTKEKIVAGACDIIAEWISENQRTRNIVRNHFARSASIFSKVKKGKDEEGIKYKDYFDFEEKLANCPSHRFLAIFRAEKEEILKVVIKPNDQEIIEQLSNYYVNDDISTNESSKQVAIAVKDAYKRLIFPTIETEFRNQSKKNADEQAISVFATNLKQLLLNSPLGQKRILAIDPGYRSGCKIVCLNEQGNLLHNETIYPHNPQNDTKKSAKKIASLVNSCKIDAIAIGNGTASRETEFFVKKLRLDREVRVYVVSEDGASVYSASKIAREEFPQFDVTVRGAISIGRRLMDPLAELVKIEPKAIGIGQYQHDVDQKQLQESLQHVTESVVNSVGVNLNTASKHLLKFVSGLSENIAENIVSYRKKYGEFHSREELMNIPRFGTKTFEQCAGFLRILNAENQLDNSAVHPESYHIVEKMAKNLKCNISDLIENEKIRAKIKAEKYVSEKVGLPTICDIVDELSKPGRDPRSIIKVFEFAKGIYNITDLKVGMIVPGIINNITKFGAFVDIGIKQNALIHVSNLADKFVSDPAEIVSIHQHIKAKILEIDIERERIQLSLKELDLE